The DNA sequence CTCCTTTTGCGAAGATCGCAGGCATAGAATTAGTATTTGAGAAAGCAAGACCAAGTGGCGCAACATGTGAACCTAGAGCATAGTCTGGTGCAATTGCTTTAGCCACCATATCAGGTCGAGGCGGTTCTACTCTAGAATCCACGTGTGCACCGAAATAACTCCATGGCCAACCGTAGAATGCTCCCTCCTTTACAGAAGTTAAATAGTCTGGCACGAGATCATTACCAATTTCATCTCGTTCATTTACGACAGTCCACAACGTGCTAGTCTCGGGTTCCCAAGCTAGGCCGTTAGGGTTACGCAATCCACTTGCATATAGCCGTTTATCGCCGGTTTGGATGTCCACTTCCCAGATGGCCGCTCTACCTTCTTCAATCTCTAACCCGTTTTCCCCAACATTACTATTAGAACCGACAGTTACGTAGAGTTTTTTGCCGTCGAGGCTGGCGATCAAATTTTTTGTCCAATGATGGTTAATTCCAGCGGGAAGATCTGTGACTTTGACAGGTACAGTATTGATTTCAGTCTGACCATCAGTATATGGTACTTTTATGATGGCATCCGCATTTGCTATGTAGAACTCATTGCCCACTAGCGCCATCCCGAAAGGCGACATTAAGTCTTTCATAAACACTGTGCGCTGCTTTGCGGAACCATCGGGGCCGATTCCACGAAGAAGAATAATTCGGTTAGCACTAGGAACATTTGCTCCACCACGACTCATCATGATCGATTGCGCTTTTCCGCGGATCCAAGCGATGAAGCCCTTGCCAACTTCATCGCTACCTGCTGGTTTGCGAGGTCTATTGCTCTCCACTACAAGGATATCACCGTTAGGCATCCTATAGAGCCAGCGAGGGTGATCCAGATCACGCGCTAAAGCGGTAACTTGAAAACCTGCTGGTGCTGACGGCCTTTCTTTATCAGACCATCGTATTGCTTCGGCTACTTTAATGGTAGGAATCAATGAAGTTGTTGGTGGCGGTAATTGAGGATAAGGTCCTACACCACTTTCGGAAGGAAGTTTGGAGGACGTTTCGCAACCAGTCAGCATAACAACAAAAAAGACTAGCGTTAAAAATTTATATCTAATTCTTAAGGCCACTTCATCTCCTATTTTGCGTTTTAATACTCTTCTTCGTCTTGTGTTATTCTGGAGCTTATGGAATCGGCTTTTA is a window from the Thermodesulfovibrionia bacterium genome containing:
- a CDS encoding sorbosone dehydrogenase family protein, whose protein sequence is MLTGCETSSKLPSESGVGPYPQLPPPTTSLIPTIKVAEAIRWSDKERPSAPAGFQVTALARDLDHPRWLYRMPNGDILVVESNRPRKPAGSDEVGKGFIAWIRGKAQSIMMSRGGANVPSANRIILLRGIGPDGSAKQRTVFMKDLMSPFGMALVGNEFYIANADAIIKVPYTDGQTEINTVPVKVTDLPAGINHHWTKNLIASLDGKKLYVTVGSNSNVGENGLEIEEGRAAIWEVDIQTGDKRLYASGLRNPNGLAWEPETSTLWTVVNERDEIGNDLVPDYLTSVKEGAFYGWPWSYFGAHVDSRVEPPRPDMVAKAIAPDYALGSHVAPLGLAFSNTNSMPAIFAKGAFIGEHGSWNRDPPSGYKVVFVPFSGGKPSGMPVDFLTGFLNKAGKARGRPVGVTIDKTGALLVADDVGNIVWRVSPIGVQ